From a region of the Maridesulfovibrio ferrireducens genome:
- a CDS encoding peroxiredoxin, with translation MTKYLRLYSSLAALLICICAAPSWAKVPAELVYQTGKLKPVDSVLKVAVGETAPDFALPSLAGKAVQLSSFSGKKNVVISFVPAAFTPICSDQWPGYNIAQELFEQNDAILLGITADNIPTQYAWTRQMNEGGVWFPVLSDFWPHGKVAQLYGVLRTDGTTERAIFIIDKKGIIRYIDVHDINTRPDLGEIIRSLRKINK, from the coding sequence ATGACTAAATACCTACGTCTTTACAGTTCACTTGCCGCCCTTCTGATATGTATATGCGCCGCGCCTTCATGGGCGAAAGTTCCTGCCGAACTTGTTTATCAAACCGGTAAACTTAAACCAGTGGACAGCGTGCTTAAGGTTGCTGTCGGTGAAACCGCACCGGACTTTGCTCTACCATCTCTTGCTGGTAAAGCTGTGCAACTTTCATCCTTTAGTGGTAAGAAAAATGTTGTAATATCCTTTGTCCCCGCAGCATTCACTCCAATATGCTCGGACCAATGGCCCGGATACAATATTGCACAGGAGCTCTTTGAACAGAATGATGCAATCCTACTGGGTATTACAGCAGACAATATTCCGACCCAATATGCATGGACACGCCAGATGAATGAAGGCGGAGTATGGTTCCCCGTACTCTCTGATTTCTGGCCTCACGGCAAAGTTGCACAATTATATGGAGTTCTTAGAACAGACGGAACCACTGAGCGGGCAATTTTCATAATAGATAAGAAGGGAATCATCCGCTACATTGATGTTCACGACATAAACACACGTCCGGATTTAGGCGAAATTATCCGTTCACTCAGAAAAATTAATAAATAA
- a CDS encoding YhcH/YjgK/YiaL family protein, whose product MILDNLEQSSIYNFGPAWEKAFEFLRELDISIEPGRHVIDGEKVFAQVSEYHTKLQEEGRFEAHRKYVDIQFLLSGREILGWADLPSLETEILYAPERDVEFLKPLPVTPSLSTLVPGIFMAFFPEDGHMPGLAVGNKPEAVKKVVVKIAVSALVS is encoded by the coding sequence ATGATTTTAGACAATCTGGAACAGTCTTCAATATATAATTTCGGCCCAGCATGGGAAAAAGCTTTTGAGTTTCTCCGTGAGCTGGATATTTCTATTGAGCCCGGCAGACATGTGATCGACGGAGAGAAAGTCTTTGCACAGGTAAGTGAATACCATACCAAACTTCAGGAAGAGGGACGCTTTGAGGCTCACCGCAAATATGTGGATATTCAGTTTCTGCTTTCCGGACGGGAAATCCTTGGCTGGGCCGACTTGCCAAGTCTGGAAACGGAAATCCTGTACGCCCCTGAGCGTGACGTGGAATTTTTGAAACCGCTCCCCGTAACACCGAGCCTGTCCACGCTTGTTCCGGGAATATTCATGGCTTTTTTCCCGGAAGACGGACATATGCCGGGACTCGCCGTTGGCAATAAACCGGAAGCTGTGAAAAAAGTTGTTGTTAAAATAGCTGTGAGTGCGCTTGTTTCTTAG
- a CDS encoding putative bifunctional diguanylate cyclase/phosphodiesterase, with amino-acid sequence MHILKDTGNTIFFTEIGIGLLILIAGAACYIALIKHIRTNEENLYKVTKTGFAILISFICAFMIGYSVVIFSVIFHYHFDFNAIFGPILFLGSIFVLASAYFNVGLFKKLLNSNVELKKQALHDYMTGLPNRRLLVRKISLALVNKHNNKNKGFAVAFIDILNFKRVNDSFGHFVGDEILVQTADRITGAVRNIDTVARLGGDDFVILIENVTPRQTVWFMKNIKKALQAPYTIDGVEFSLDISYGICTDKHGDNHPEDLINKANMAMRISKKRGKNYFSFFVESMLNSAQDLLKFENDFHNGLLNNEFYLVFQPQYTLKPELALKGFEALIRWNHPDKGLISPIQFIPLAEETGLILKLDRYVLDNACRIWADWLGKNPSCSSLQISVNISAYHMKIPTFVHFAEQTTTKYNIPTDSLVIELTESAIIADPDLASQKLDALHALGIQCAIDDFGTGYSSLTYLTKFPTDILKIDKSFIKGIESSASAKQIVKSVIDLAHGLNMVVVAEGVEMKSQLKILEELDCDMVQGFYLSMPLSEQDAFDISTQ; translated from the coding sequence ATGCACATTTTAAAAGACACCGGTAACACTATTTTTTTTACAGAAATAGGCATTGGACTACTTATTTTAATAGCCGGCGCAGCTTGTTATATTGCTTTGATCAAACACATCCGTACCAATGAAGAAAACCTGTATAAGGTAACCAAAACAGGCTTCGCAATTCTCATTTCATTCATTTGCGCCTTTATGATCGGCTATTCGGTTGTTATCTTTTCCGTAATATTCCACTATCATTTTGATTTTAATGCCATATTCGGCCCCATTCTTTTTTTGGGATCTATTTTTGTTCTTGCCTCGGCCTATTTCAATGTCGGGTTATTTAAAAAATTACTAAATTCTAATGTGGAGCTGAAAAAACAGGCACTTCACGACTATATGACGGGACTGCCGAACAGACGACTGCTCGTGCGTAAGATCAGTCTCGCATTGGTTAATAAACATAATAACAAGAACAAAGGATTCGCTGTTGCATTTATAGACATATTAAATTTCAAACGGGTAAATGACAGTTTCGGACATTTTGTCGGAGACGAGATTCTTGTTCAAACAGCTGACCGGATAACGGGAGCAGTACGAAACATTGATACTGTGGCCAGATTGGGCGGAGATGACTTCGTCATCCTTATTGAAAATGTGACCCCACGGCAAACCGTCTGGTTCATGAAAAACATTAAAAAAGCACTGCAAGCGCCCTATACCATTGACGGGGTGGAGTTTAGTCTAGACATAAGCTATGGAATTTGCACCGATAAGCATGGGGACAATCATCCCGAAGATCTCATCAACAAAGCAAACATGGCAATGCGAATTTCAAAAAAACGCGGAAAAAATTATTTCTCTTTCTTTGTCGAATCCATGCTGAACTCAGCTCAGGATCTTCTTAAATTTGAAAATGATTTTCATAACGGCTTGCTCAACAACGAATTTTATCTAGTCTTCCAACCCCAATATACACTTAAACCCGAACTGGCACTGAAAGGTTTCGAAGCTCTTATCCGTTGGAATCACCCTGACAAAGGCTTAATCAGCCCCATACAATTTATTCCGCTTGCCGAAGAAACCGGATTAATTCTTAAGCTGGACCGCTATGTACTCGATAATGCCTGTAGAATATGGGCTGATTGGCTGGGAAAGAACCCATCATGCTCATCCTTACAGATATCGGTCAACATCAGTGCATACCATATGAAAATTCCGACATTTGTCCATTTCGCAGAGCAAACCACTACTAAATACAACATTCCTACAGATTCACTGGTAATTGAACTGACTGAATCAGCTATTATTGCAGACCCTGATCTCGCGTCTCAGAAACTTGATGCTTTGCATGCGTTAGGCATTCAATGTGCTATTGACGACTTTGGAACAGGTTACTCGTCATTGACCTATCTGACCAAATTCCCGACTGACATCCTTAAAATTGATAAGAGCTTCATTAAAGGAATTGAATCAAGCGCAAGTGCGAAACAGATTGTGAAATCAGTCATAGATCTTGCTCATGGTTTGAATATGGTAGTAGTTGCCGAAGGAGTTGAAATGAAATCACAACTTAAAATTCTTGAAGAACTAGATTGCGATATGGTGCAAGGCTTCTACCTGTCTATGCCGCTTTCTGAGCAAGATGCGTTTGATATATCTACCCAATAG
- a CDS encoding transporter substrate-binding domain-containing diguanylate cyclase, which produces MKNIVVFMLFFFLVFPFFGATSTSAAKSFSHVELTKKEKAFIKAHPVITLGTEKDWEPYIVVNEDGSISGFDKGVLDKINELTGSNFQLLPGKWVEMQKKAKLRQIDGLSTGIAHEERKAYLNFSDVYSIIQKMMLVPLGNPKNIKSDRDLDGKIIAVHKGNMADEKLARSFKNSSVLECATIEEMIKAVVNNKADVTFGNGGTLFSANKLGLPYLQIAYPLGEYLKFVFGVRNDWPEAIGILNKGLAAIPEYEKNQLRRKWLVGDVNHDPYIDSLRFDADERAYLSGIDYISMSIDPSWMPYEQIDRKGQSTGITVDFMNLLSQRIGKDFRLIPTDSWEQTLSFARERKCDILPSAISTPTRREYLKFSSSYISFPLVVATALDKMFIDDFDSVADQTFAVTKGYAAIELLRNKYPNIKIIEVEDALTGLEKIHEEGVLGYIDTVPAISYQIQKNGMFDVKISGKLDLIYDLSVGVRNDRPQLLSILNKAIASISYEERQGILNRWISVHYDKGVDYSLVWKVLAVLVFFILLLLYRYNIISRYNKKLLLMNSKLDSLYKTDRLTQVFNRYMLDSEMERELARSVRYDTPFSVILLDIDYFKRVNDIYGHHAGDTVLVAISSLLSISVRETDVLGRWGGEEFLIICPETKLDGAVQLAEKLRGKIEELHFPVMKENVTASLGVAAYVKGETGEALIKRADAALYRAKDGSRNCVIVAKSGS; this is translated from the coding sequence ATGAAAAATATTGTTGTTTTTATGTTGTTTTTCTTTTTAGTTTTTCCTTTTTTCGGTGCTACTTCTACTTCTGCTGCTAAATCATTTTCTCATGTTGAACTCACAAAAAAAGAGAAAGCCTTTATCAAAGCTCATCCTGTGATTACTCTGGGGACAGAGAAAGACTGGGAGCCGTATATCGTTGTTAACGAAGATGGTTCTATTTCTGGATTTGATAAGGGAGTGCTCGATAAAATAAATGAACTGACTGGATCTAATTTTCAATTGCTGCCTGGAAAATGGGTTGAAATGCAGAAAAAGGCTAAATTGCGACAGATTGACGGATTGAGCACAGGCATCGCCCATGAGGAACGCAAAGCATATCTCAATTTTTCCGATGTTTATTCAATTATACAAAAGATGATGCTGGTTCCGCTGGGAAATCCTAAAAATATTAAATCTGATAGAGATTTAGATGGCAAAATTATTGCTGTCCATAAAGGTAATATGGCTGATGAAAAATTAGCCCGTTCGTTTAAGAATTCCAGTGTTTTAGAATGTGCGACTATAGAAGAAATGATTAAAGCTGTTGTTAACAACAAAGCCGATGTTACATTTGGAAATGGTGGAACACTGTTTTCTGCAAACAAACTTGGTCTTCCATATTTGCAGATAGCATATCCTTTGGGAGAATATCTTAAATTTGTTTTCGGAGTTCGAAATGATTGGCCCGAAGCAATCGGGATTCTCAATAAGGGGCTTGCCGCAATTCCCGAATATGAAAAGAATCAACTTCGCCGCAAGTGGCTTGTGGGTGATGTAAATCACGATCCATATATTGATTCTCTTAGATTTGATGCTGATGAAAGAGCTTATCTGTCTGGAATTGATTATATTTCCATGAGTATTGATCCTAGCTGGATGCCTTATGAACAGATAGATAGAAAAGGTCAGAGTACAGGAATCACTGTAGATTTTATGAATCTTTTATCGCAGCGGATAGGGAAGGATTTTCGGCTTATCCCTACTGATTCATGGGAACAGACTCTATCCTTCGCTCGTGAGCGTAAGTGCGACATTCTTCCGTCTGCTATTTCTACCCCGACGCGCCGGGAATATTTAAAATTCAGTTCTTCATATATATCCTTTCCGTTGGTTGTGGCGACTGCTCTTGATAAAATGTTCATAGATGATTTTGACAGCGTTGCCGATCAAACTTTTGCCGTTACCAAAGGATACGCTGCAATTGAATTGCTACGTAATAAGTATCCGAATATAAAAATTATAGAGGTTGAAGACGCGCTTACGGGGCTTGAAAAAATCCACGAAGAAGGCGTTCTGGGATACATTGATACTGTTCCTGCAATCAGCTATCAAATTCAAAAAAATGGTATGTTTGATGTTAAAATTTCCGGGAAGCTTGATCTGATCTATGACCTGTCTGTTGGAGTAAGAAATGACAGACCTCAGTTATTATCAATTTTGAACAAGGCTATTGCTTCTATTTCATATGAAGAGCGACAGGGAATTCTTAATCGCTGGATATCTGTTCATTATGATAAAGGAGTGGATTATTCGCTGGTTTGGAAGGTTTTAGCCGTGTTGGTTTTCTTCATTTTGCTGTTGCTGTATCGATATAATATTATTTCAAGGTATAATAAGAAGCTTCTTTTAATGAATTCAAAGCTGGATTCTCTCTATAAAACCGACAGATTAACGCAAGTTTTCAATAGATATATGCTCGATAGTGAAATGGAGAGGGAGCTTGCCCGGTCCGTCCGTTATGACACTCCTTTCTCCGTGATTTTGTTGGATATAGATTACTTTAAAAGAGTTAACGATATATATGGGCATCATGCCGGGGATACCGTTCTCGTGGCAATTTCATCATTGCTTTCAATCAGTGTAAGAGAAACGGATGTTCTTGGACGCTGGGGAGGCGAAGAGTTTTTGATTATCTGTCCGGAAACGAAGCTTGACGGTGCAGTACAGCTTGCAGAGAAACTGCGCGGAAAAATTGAAGAGTTGCATTTCCCGGTGATGAAAGAGAATGTAACAGCAAGTTTGGGTGTGGCTGCTTATGTAAAGGGTGAAACAGGTGAAGCCCTTATTAAACGAGCTGACGCCGCCCTTTACAGAGCAAAAGACGGTTCTCGAAATTGTGTGATCGTTGCAAAGAGTGGTTCTTGA
- a CDS encoding peroxiredoxin family protein produces MFRYLSSAILTVFLFAGAAFAEPMQKGENFPDITLTGNQTAVQLSYLGLSGNGPWQLKDIDADFVIIEIFSMYCPHCQAEAPSVNKLFAALKKSKSNARIKLIGVGVGNSDFEVNFFRKKYQIEFPLFDDLDFKIYEEVGKPGTPHFFMVDLKDKNKLKTVSSFAGRMKDPKKFLISLQKAAD; encoded by the coding sequence ATGTTTCGATATTTATCAAGCGCAATATTAACTGTCTTTCTGTTTGCCGGAGCCGCCTTTGCTGAACCTATGCAGAAAGGAGAAAACTTCCCCGACATTACCCTGACTGGCAACCAGACCGCAGTTCAGCTTTCCTACCTTGGATTATCCGGCAATGGCCCGTGGCAGCTTAAAGATATTGATGCTGACTTTGTTATTATTGAAATTTTCAGCATGTACTGCCCACACTGTCAGGCGGAGGCTCCAAGCGTTAACAAACTGTTTGCGGCCCTCAAAAAGTCCAAATCAAATGCCCGCATAAAGCTTATAGGTGTAGGCGTTGGAAATTCTGACTTCGAAGTAAATTTTTTCAGAAAAAAATACCAAATAGAATTTCCACTTTTTGATGATCTTGATTTTAAAATATATGAAGAAGTCGGAAAGCCCGGAACACCACATTTTTTTATGGTTGACCTAAAGGATAAAAATAAACTTAAAACTGTTTCATCTTTTGCGGGAAGAATGAAAGATCCTAAGAAGTTTCTGATAAGTCTGCAAAAAGCCGCAGACTAA
- a CDS encoding SulP family inorganic anion transporter produces MEASHTLVSNSKGSIQSDIFSGLTVALALVPEAVAFSFVAGVSPIVGLYGAFMMCIMTSILGGRPGMISGATGAMAVVMVNLVLEGNALGGAGSHAGLQYLFFTLLLVGIFQSLAGIFRLGKFIRMVPRSVMMGFVNGLAIVIFLSQLNMFQAEGTWIQGEPLWIMIGLVALTMGILFTVPMVYKKAPGALIAIIAVSLLVIFAQIDTATVLSFIKVNGGTGIKAGLPTFAIPQIPFTWETLTFVTPYALILAAIGLIESLMTLTLIDELTDTHGSGNRECIAQGVANFTNGLFGGMGGCAMIGQSIINITSGGRGRLSGITAAVALLFFILFTSTYIEMVPIAALVGVMFIVVIKTFAWSTFNIVNKVPKWDVAVIVLVTFLTVKYDLAIAVICGVIISAMIFAWENALRIRARKIVDEHGIKHYQIYGPLFFGSTTLFLSKFDVKDDPENIIIDFQESRIMDQSAIEMVNKVTELYLRSGKTVHLWHLSKDCVRLIKKAEKICVVNVLSDPDYFVSVDNYNKLQDELKA; encoded by the coding sequence ATGGAAGCCAGTCATACTTTAGTATCGAATTCAAAGGGCAGTATTCAAAGTGATATTTTTTCAGGGCTTACGGTGGCGTTGGCATTAGTGCCGGAAGCAGTAGCATTTTCTTTTGTAGCAGGAGTTTCTCCGATTGTAGGTCTGTACGGTGCATTCATGATGTGCATTATGACCTCCATTTTAGGTGGACGCCCCGGCATGATTTCAGGAGCTACAGGCGCAATGGCCGTTGTTATGGTTAATCTGGTCCTGGAAGGAAATGCTTTGGGTGGAGCCGGTTCTCATGCTGGACTTCAATATCTGTTTTTTACTTTGCTGCTGGTAGGTATTTTTCAAAGTCTGGCTGGAATCTTTCGCTTAGGAAAGTTTATAAGAATGGTTCCAAGGTCCGTTATGATGGGATTTGTAAACGGGCTGGCAATTGTAATTTTTCTATCCCAGTTAAATATGTTTCAGGCTGAGGGCACATGGATTCAGGGAGAACCTCTCTGGATAATGATAGGATTGGTAGCTTTGACAATGGGTATTTTATTCACAGTTCCTATGGTTTATAAAAAAGCACCGGGCGCACTCATAGCTATAATCGCTGTTTCTCTTCTGGTTATTTTTGCTCAGATTGATACGGCAACAGTTCTCTCTTTTATTAAGGTTAATGGAGGCACAGGAATAAAAGCGGGACTTCCTACTTTTGCAATTCCTCAGATTCCTTTCACTTGGGAAACTCTCACCTTTGTTACTCCTTACGCCTTGATTCTGGCAGCCATCGGACTGATTGAATCTTTAATGACATTAACTCTTATTGATGAATTGACTGACACTCACGGAAGCGGAAACCGTGAATGTATAGCTCAGGGTGTTGCTAATTTCACCAACGGGTTGTTCGGCGGAATGGGCGGATGTGCAATGATCGGGCAGAGTATCATCAATATTACTTCCGGTGGTCGCGGTCGCCTATCCGGTATCACCGCCGCTGTTGCCTTGCTGTTCTTTATTTTGTTTACTTCTACTTATATTGAAATGGTTCCTATTGCCGCGCTGGTCGGTGTTATGTTTATCGTCGTCATCAAGACTTTTGCATGGAGCACATTCAATATAGTGAATAAAGTTCCTAAATGGGATGTTGCTGTTATCGTTCTGGTAACTTTTCTCACCGTCAAATATGATTTGGCTATTGCTGTAATCTGCGGTGTTATTATCTCCGCTATGATTTTCGCATGGGAAAATGCACTTAGAATTCGTGCCAGAAAGATTGTTGATGAACATGGAATCAAACATTATCAGATATACGGACCGTTATTCTTTGGTTCCACAACATTATTTCTAAGTAAGTTTGATGTGAAAGATGATCCGGAGAATATTATTATCGACTTTCAGGAGTCCCGTATAATGGATCAATCCGCAATTGAAATGGTCAATAAAGTTACCGAGCTGTATTTGCGGTCGGGCAAGACTGTTCATCTGTGGCATCTTAGCAAGGATTGCGTCCGCTTGATTAAGAAGGCGGAGAAGATCTGTGTTGTTAACGTGCTGTCCGATCCTGACTATTTCGTCAGTGTTGATAATTATAATAAACTTCAGGATGAGTTAAAGGCGTAG
- a CDS encoding YbgA family protein has product MNYEERGSCNKVKLGIARCLLGESVRYDGSQKLDRYLRDILGQYVEWVPVCPEVECGMSIPREAVRLVGDLDSPRLVGRSSGKDWTAQMYDWGQKRLDQLEREDICGYVFRFGSPSNGMNRVKVYNDGNRVRHDGIGMWARMVMERFPGLPFEDDGRLHDPALRENFISRVFTLKRWRDAMSDGFTAGALVEFHTRHKMLIMAHNVQIYRAMGKIVAKAGTELPELLFAEYFEMLFKGLTYKLTVKKHINVLMHAFGYFKKDLSADEKQEMLELLDQFSKGLIPLIASITLLNHYVRKYSKDYLAKQYYLNPYPAELMLRNHV; this is encoded by the coding sequence ATGAATTATGAAGAGCGGGGATCTTGCAACAAGGTTAAACTGGGTATTGCAAGGTGTCTTTTGGGAGAAAGTGTCAGGTATGACGGATCTCAAAAACTGGATCGTTATTTACGGGATATTCTCGGGCAATACGTAGAATGGGTTCCTGTTTGTCCTGAGGTCGAGTGCGGTATGTCCATCCCTCGTGAAGCCGTTCGTCTTGTGGGCGATTTGGATTCTCCCAGACTGGTCGGACGCAGTTCCGGTAAAGACTGGACTGCTCAGATGTATGATTGGGGACAAAAGAGATTGGATCAATTGGAGCGTGAAGATATATGCGGTTATGTTTTCAGGTTTGGATCTCCTTCAAACGGTATGAACAGGGTTAAAGTTTATAATGACGGCAACAGAGTACGTCATGATGGTATTGGAATGTGGGCACGCATGGTAATGGAAAGATTTCCCGGTTTGCCGTTTGAAGATGACGGAAGACTGCATGATCCTGCATTACGGGAGAATTTTATTTCGCGGGTTTTTACGTTGAAACGCTGGCGGGATGCGATGTCTGATGGATTTACTGCTGGAGCCTTGGTTGAATTTCACACTCGTCATAAAATGCTGATAATGGCTCATAATGTACAGATTTACCGGGCCATGGGAAAGATTGTTGCAAAAGCCGGAACTGAACTTCCTGAACTTCTTTTTGCTGAGTATTTTGAAATGCTTTTCAAAGGTTTGACTTATAAACTGACAGTTAAAAAACATATAAACGTTTTGATGCACGCTTTTGGATATTTTAAAAAGGATTTAAGTGCAGATGAAAAACAGGAAATGCTTGAATTGCTGGATCAATTCAGCAAAGGGTTGATTCCATTGATTGCGTCGATCACATTACTTAATCATTATGTCAGAAAGTATTCAAAAGACTATTTAGCAAAGCAATATTATTTGAATCCTTATCCCGCAGAACTTATGTTGAGGAATCATGTCTGA
- a CDS encoding HAMP domain-containing methyl-accepting chemotaxis protein, translated as MLKNVKLGVKLGLAFGLIITLLVVVISVDRYAANSMSSGFKKHMEVDMAIGLHAGRIESLMLQSRRNEKDFMLRMDKKYLARLDENIAQLTDQAKAIVRLAGENGNSEIEGLASGVIGFASSYKSSFRKLVEAYETKGLDPKSGLQGEFRRAAHALQNFFGERNVDELYISLLQIRRYEKDYIRTGSPKYKDKLLNAITIYEEQLNVSKCSDSAKVEQQKGLKEYSDALNGYLRNPEASYTGTMRSAARIMEQALGSIYIPNGNALILSIRKEEKDYILRGAKKYASNVEAGLERLTESVNLSEISDADKNESKAYVAKYEKAFKSLVEEDIIITELTSAMRAEVHKIEPAVDSISKKAMALADVTAKKTAEHVDMLGTISITIGLLAIVAGILFAWCIVKIITGPIIKAVTFAQEIRRGNLTATVDIHQKDEIGMLADALRQMGEKLADIVSDITGASQNVTAGSEELSSSSSVMAQGSTEQASSIEEIAASMEEMGATIRKTADNAKETERIAVESSKDGEESGVAVTQTVEAMKNIAEKISIIEEISRQTNLLALNAAIEAARAGEHGKGFAVVAAEVRKLAERSGQSAAEISELSSSSVATAEAAGRMLEKLVPNIKRTADLVQEISAASEEQDSGTQQISKAVEQLDMVVQQNASVSEEMASTSEELASQAQQMQSLMSFFKTDGEFGDSPSMRALEQKRSTPEKLDGAPLDLSDDLSSEFERF; from the coding sequence ATGTTGAAGAATGTTAAGCTTGGAGTTAAATTGGGGCTCGCTTTCGGCCTAATTATTACACTTCTGGTTGTTGTTATTTCTGTTGATCGCTATGCCGCTAATTCTATGTCTTCGGGATTTAAAAAGCATATGGAAGTGGACATGGCTATTGGTCTTCACGCGGGTCGTATTGAGTCTTTGATGCTTCAAAGCCGCCGAAACGAAAAAGATTTCATGCTTCGGATGGATAAAAAATATCTGGCGAGACTTGATGAAAACATCGCGCAATTGACTGATCAGGCAAAAGCAATTGTCAGGTTAGCCGGTGAGAATGGAAATTCAGAAATTGAAGGATTAGCTTCCGGTGTAATTGGTTTTGCATCCAGTTATAAAAGTTCATTTCGGAAGCTGGTTGAGGCTTATGAGACAAAAGGGTTGGACCCTAAATCCGGTTTACAAGGGGAGTTCAGACGTGCGGCTCATGCATTGCAGAATTTTTTCGGAGAAAGGAATGTAGACGAATTGTACATTTCTCTTTTGCAGATTCGCCGTTATGAAAAGGACTATATCCGCACCGGTTCTCCTAAGTATAAAGACAAATTGCTGAACGCTATTACTATATATGAAGAGCAGCTTAACGTTAGTAAGTGTTCTGATTCTGCTAAAGTAGAACAGCAGAAGGGGCTCAAAGAATATTCTGACGCACTGAATGGTTATTTGAGAAATCCTGAAGCCAGTTATACAGGAACTATGCGTTCTGCCGCTCGCATTATGGAGCAGGCTCTTGGTTCCATATATATTCCCAATGGTAATGCTCTTATACTTTCGATCCGCAAAGAGGAAAAAGACTATATTCTAAGGGGTGCTAAAAAGTACGCATCAAATGTAGAAGCCGGATTAGAGCGTTTGACTGAATCTGTGAATCTTTCTGAAATCTCGGATGCAGATAAAAATGAATCTAAAGCTTATGTTGCAAAATATGAGAAGGCCTTTAAGTCTCTCGTTGAAGAAGACATAATTATCACTGAATTGACATCTGCGATGCGTGCGGAAGTTCATAAAATTGAACCTGCTGTTGACAGTATTTCAAAAAAAGCAATGGCGCTTGCTGATGTAACTGCGAAAAAAACTGCTGAGCATGTTGATATGCTTGGAACTATAAGTATAACCATAGGTCTTTTGGCCATTGTTGCAGGAATTTTGTTTGCATGGTGTATTGTAAAAATAATTACCGGGCCGATTATCAAGGCTGTAACGTTTGCTCAGGAAATTAGAAGAGGAAATCTTACTGCAACGGTTGATATTCATCAGAAGGATGAAATTGGAATGCTTGCTGATGCATTAAGGCAGATGGGTGAGAAGTTGGCTGATATTGTATCTGATATTACCGGTGCATCTCAGAATGTCACAGCAGGAAGTGAAGAATTGTCATCTTCGTCCTCTGTGATGGCTCAAGGCTCTACAGAACAAGCTTCTTCAATTGAGGAAATTGCGGCATCAATGGAAGAGATGGGGGCGACTATAAGGAAAACCGCTGATAATGCAAAAGAAACTGAAAGGATTGCAGTTGAATCCTCTAAGGACGGTGAAGAAAGCGGGGTAGCTGTAACTCAAACAGTTGAAGCTATGAAGAATATTGCGGAAAAGATTTCAATTATTGAGGAGATTTCACGGCAGACTAATCTTCTTGCTCTTAATGCCGCTATTGAAGCCGCTCGTGCCGGAGAGCACGGAAAAGGTTTTGCTGTAGTTGCCGCAGAGGTCAGAAAACTTGCAGAAAGAAGCGGGCAATCCGCTGCTGAGATCAGCGAGTTGTCGAGTTCCTCTGTTGCCACCGCAGAGGCGGCCGGACGTATGCTTGAGAAGCTGGTTCCTAATATCAAGAGGACCGCTGATCTTGTTCAGGAAATATCAGCAGCCTCGGAAGAACAGGATTCAGGAACTCAGCAGATTTCAAAGGCTGTTGAACAGCTGGACATGGTCGTTCAACAGAACGCTTCAGTTTCTGAAGAGATGGCTTCGACCTCTGAAGAGCTGGCGAGTCAGGCGCAGCAGATGCAGTCGTTAATGAGCTTTTTCAAGACAGATGGTGAGTTCGGAGATTCTCCTTCAATGCGGGCTTTGGAGCAAAAGCGTTCAACTCCAGAAAAGTTAGACGGTGCCCCTCTTGATTTGAGTGATGATCTCAGTTCTGAATTTGAACGGTTTTAA
- a CDS encoding transporter suffix domain-containing protein, with product MNKDWKYYLGIILISYSFLPFLVFAMLPFIDVDIAKSGTFAVIFLATGEVAFLSAAALLGKEFILLMKTRFMSIFKKTPSLKRISRTRHRIGVGLMIASLLPYYYVLFSEIFFLPLDHGILTGALILSELLFMTSMLTLGSQFWDRLKHLFDWPGAE from the coding sequence ATGAACAAAGACTGGAAATATTATCTGGGAATAATTCTTATCAGTTACAGCTTTCTGCCGTTCTTAGTCTTTGCAATGCTCCCGTTTATTGATGTCGACATCGCCAAATCAGGAACTTTTGCCGTAATATTTCTAGCGACGGGAGAAGTTGCTTTTCTCAGCGCAGCGGCTCTTTTAGGCAAAGAATTCATCTTACTTATGAAGACCCGCTTTATGAGTATATTCAAAAAAACGCCCAGCCTTAAACGAATAAGCAGAACCAGACATCGCATAGGGGTAGGGTTAATGATAGCGAGCTTGCTACCATATTACTACGTTCTGTTTAGCGAAATTTTCTTCTTGCCTTTGGACCACGGGATTCTTACCGGAGCATTAATCTTGAGTGAGCTTCTCTTCATGACTTCAATGTTAACTCTGGGCAGTCAATTCTGGGATAGGTTGAAGCATCTTTTTGACTGGCCCGGTGCTGAGTAA